From a single Brassica oleracea var. oleracea cultivar TO1000 chromosome C5, BOL, whole genome shotgun sequence genomic region:
- the LOC106295662 gene encoding myb-related protein B translates to MEDTKKKKKKNINNEDSKKKERHIVTWTPEEDVILRDQITLHGTENWAIIASKFKDKSTRQCRRRWYTYLNSDFKRGGWSPEEDILLCEAQRVFGNRWTEIAKVVSGRTDNAVKNRFTTLCKKRAKHEAMANSNNKRMLFLDGISTPQKADNEAPIAKRTRRSHILELTEMNNYGNVEPCLNQQARSPFSVLAHNATGIDSLEEQYQTSNVKESDGEGMFLKKDDPKVTALMQQAELLSSLAQKVNADNTEQSMENAWKVLQDFLNKGKENDLLRYGFPDIDFQLEEFRDLIGDLRSSYEDNDPSWRQPDLHDSPASSENSSGSTIMLDQSGDKTQPSLPDPPQTEHKESGEEFPSTCDVLKNPDENKPISGDEENFSSPIQVTPLFRSLADGIPSPQFSESERSFLLKTLGIESSSPCPSANPSQPPPCKRVLLHSL, encoded by the exons ATGGAAGATACGAAGAAGAAAAAGAAGAAGAATATTAATAACGAAGATTCAAAGAAGAAGGAACGTCATATTGTTACTTGGACACCAGAG GAGGATGTTATACTAAGAGACCAGATTACTCTTCATGGAACTGAAAA TTGGGCGATCATAGCATCAAAGTTTAAGGATAAAAGCACAAGACAATGCAGAAGAAG ATGGTATACATACTTAAACTCCGATTTCAAGAGAGGAGGCTGGTCTCCTGAAGAAGATATACTTTTGTGTGAG GCACAAAGAGTGTTTGGGAATAGATGGACTGAGATAGCAAAGGTGGTTTCAGGCAG AACGGATAATGCTGTCAAGAACAGGTTTACAACACTTTGTAAGAAGAGAGCCAAACATGAAGCTATGGCCAACTCAAACAACAAGAGAATGTTGTTCTTAGACGGTATTAGTACACCTCAAAAAGCCGATAATGAAGCCCCTATTGCCAAGAGAACAAG AAGAAGTCACATTCTAGAGCTTACAGAGATGAATAATTACGGAAACGTTGAGCCTTGTCTGAATCAGCAGGCAAGGTCTCCATTCTCGGTATTGGCGCACAATGCCACTGGTATTGATAGCTTGGAAGAACAGTATCAAACAAGCAATGTGAAGGAGAGTGATGGTGAAGGGATGTTTCTTAAGAAAGATGATCCTAAAGTCACAGCTTTGATGCAACAAGCTGAACTCTTAAGCTCCTTGGCGCAGAAAGTTAATGCAGACAACACAGAACAAAGCATGGAGAATGCTTGGAAG GTCCTTCAGGATTTCCTGAACAAAGGCAAGGAAAATGATTTGTTGAGATATGGATTCCCTGACATTGATTTTCAACTGGAGGAGTTTAGGGACCTTATAGGGGATTTGAGGAGTAGTTATGAAGACAATGACCCATCTTGGAG GCAACCTGATCTCCACGACTCTCCAGCTAGCTCTGAGAATAGTTCAGGATCAACCATCATGCTGGACCAGTCTGGTGACAAAACACAACCATCATTGCCTGATCCTCCTCAGACAGAACATAAGGAAAGTGGAGAGGAGTTTCCCTCAACGTGTGATGTCCTGAAAAATCCTGATGAGAATAAGCCCATCTCGGGCGATGAAGAAAACTTCAGCTCCCCTATTCAGGTCACACCATTGTTCAGATCTCTAGCAGATGGCATCCCAAGTCCACAGTTCTCTGAAAGT GAGAGGAGCTTCCTGCTAAAAACACTTGGGATTGAGTCCTCATCTCCATGTCCAAGTGCTAATCCTTCACAACCACCCCCTTGCAAAAGAGTCCTTCTACATAGCTTGTAG
- the LOC106295663 gene encoding UDP-galactose/UDP-glucose transporter 3, which yields MEAHGSGLRRVLLLSFCVAGIWAAYIYQGVLQETLSTKKFGEDGKRFEHLAFLNLAQNVVCLVWSYIMIKLWSIGGSGGAPWWTYWSAGITNTIGPAMGIEALKYISYPAQVLAKSSKMIPVMLMGSLVYGIRYTLPEYLCTFLVAGGVSMFALLKTSSKTISKLAHPNAPLGYGLCFLNLAFDGFTNATQDSITARYPKTNAWDIMMGMNSWGTIYNLVYMFGLPRGSGFEAVQFCKQHPEAAWDILMYCLCGAVGQNFIFLTISRFGSLANTTITTTRKFVSIVVSSVLSGNPLSSKQWGCVSMVFGGLSYQIYLKWRKLQRVQKKKKT from the exons ATGGAAGCTCACGGTTCCGGTCTCCGGCGAGTTCTGTTGTTGTCATTCTGCGTCGCCGGGATCTGGGCTGCGTACATTTACCAAGGCGTTCTTCAGGAAACCTT GTCGACGAAGAAGTTTGGTGAAGATGGGAAGAGATTCGAGCACCTTGCGTTTCTGAACTTGGCTCAGAATGTAGTTTGCTTGGTTTGGTCTTATATAA TGATTAAGCTCTGGTCCATTGGAGGTAGTGGTGGAGCTCCATGGTGGACGTACTGGAGTGCTGGCATTACTAATACTATTGGTCCTGCCATGGGCATTGAAGCTTTGAAGTATATCAGCTACCCTGCTCAG GTTCTGGCAAAATCTTCTAAAATGATTCCAG TTATGCTTATGGGTTCCTTAGTTTATGGCATAAGATACACTTTGCCTGAGTATCTTTGCACCTTTCTCGTTGCGGGAGGAGTCTCCATGTTCGCCCTTCTTAAG ACAAGCTCCAAGACCATCAGCAAGCTAGCACATCCAAATGCTCCCCTTGGTTACGGACTTTGCTTCTTGAACCTCGCCTTTGACGGATTCACAAACGCCACCCAGGATTCCATTACCGCAAG GTACCCCAAAACCAACGCATGGGACATAATGATGGGAATGAATTCGTGGGGAACAATATACAACCTGGTCTACATGTTTGGATTGCCACGCGGGAGCGGATTCGAAGCTGTGCAGTTCTGCAAGCAACACCCTGAGGCAGCATGGGACATTCTCATGTACTGTCTATGCGGTGCAGTGGGACAGAACTTCATCTTCTTGACAATTAGCAGATTCGGGTCTCTAGCTAACACGACCATTACCACAACCAGGAAGTTTGTAAGCATCGTGGTATCCTCTGTTCTTAGCGGGAATCCATTATCCTCAAAACAATGGGGATGTGTGTCAATGGTGTTTGGTGGTTTGTCTTACCAAATTTACCTGAAATGGAGGAAGCTGCAGAGAGTGCAGAAGAAGAAAAAGACTTGA
- the LOC106295131 gene encoding protein kinase 2A, chloroplastic-like, whose amino-acid sequence MGNCLDSSAKVDNSSHNSASSASKVSSNTSRSTVALSTSSYSTGNSSLGSLPTHHRTEGEILSSPNLKAFSFNELKNATKNFRPDSLLGEGGFGCVFKGWIDETTLTASRPGSGIVVAVKKLRPEGFQGHKEWLTEVNYLGQLIHPNLVLLIGYCSEGENRLLVYEFMPKGSLENHLFRRGAQPLTWAIRMKVAVGAAKGLTFLHEAKSQVIYRDFKAANILLDAEFNAKLSDFGLAKAGPTGDATHVSTNVIGTHGYAAPEYVATGRLTAKSDVYSFGVVLLELISGRRAMDTSNGGVEYSLVDWAKPYLDDKRKLFRIMDTKLGGQYPQKGAYAAATLALQCLNPEAKLRPKMSVVLSTLEQLEAAAKPETQHTESPRARYSSAIMQKSPVRYSQDRPLLNVTPGASPLPSYSRSPRVR is encoded by the exons ATGGGTAATTGCTTAGATTCATCAGCTAAAGTGGATAACAGCAGCCATAATTCCG CTTCCTCAGCCTCAAAAGTTTCGAGCAACACAAGCCGTTCCACAGTTGCTTTAAGCACAAGTTCTTACAGCACGGGGAACAGTAGTTTAGGATCATTACCGACGCATCACAGGACAGAAGGAGAGATACTTTCATCGCCAAATCTAAAGGCTTTCTCTTTCAACGAACTAAAGAACGCAACTAAGAACTTTCGTCCTGATAGTCTACTAGGAGAAGGAGGTTTTGGTTGTGTATTCAAAGGATGGATTGATGAAACAACTCTCACTGCTTCACGACCTGGTTCTGGTATCGTTGTTGCTGTTAAGAAGCTTAGGCCTGAAGGCTTTCAAGGTCACAAAGAGTGGTTG ACTGAAGTGAACTATCTTGGTCAACTTATTCACCCAAATCTTGTATTACTGATTGGATACTGCTCAGAAGGCGAGAACCGGCTTCTTGTGTATGAGTTCATGCCTAAAGGAAGCTTGGAGAATCATCTTTTTAGAC GTGGTGCGCAGCCACTTACATGGGCAATAAGGATGAAAGTGGCAGTAGGTGCAGCTAAAGGTCTAACGTTTCTTCATGAAGCAAAGTCGCAAGTTATATATAGAGACTTCAAAGCTGCTAACATTCTACTCGACGCT GAGTTCAATGCTAAGCTTTCGGATTTCGGTTTGGCGAAAGCAGGTCCTACTGGTGATGCTACACACGTGTCCACAAATGTCATTGGTACTCATGGTTATGCAGCTCCTGAATATGTTGCCACAG GTAGATTGACGGCAAAGAGCGATGTGTACAGCTTCGGCGTGGTACTACTGGAACTAATTTCAGGACGACGAGCCATGGACACTTCAAATGGGGGAGTCGAGTATAGCCTTGTGGACTGGGCAAAACCGTACCTTGACGATAAGCGGAAGCTTTTTCGAATAATGGACACCAAACTAGGCGGGCAGTATCCACAAAAGGGAGCTTATGCAGCTGCTACCCTCGCGTTGCAGTGCTTAAACCCCGAGGCGAAGCTAAGACCGAAAATGTCAGTGGTTTTATCCACATTGGAACAGCTAGAAGCCGCTGCTAAACCTGAAACACAGCACACAGAATCTCCAAGAGCTCGTTATTCCTCTGCTATAATGCAGAAATCTCCGGTTAGATATAGTCAAGATCGGCCTCTGCTGAACGTAACTCCTGGTGCATCGCCTTTGCCTTCTTACAGTCGATCTCCGCGTGTAAGATGA
- the LOC106295130 gene encoding protein IQ-DOMAIN 31, translated as MGKAPGKWIKTLLLGKKSPKSNLVVSAVKDDFSNLSLDPPVASSQPDTASSAQNVVPPSNGDDLEPRSDVDELKLGQAASKIQAVYRARQARREIRTLKGIIRLQAVIRGHLVRRQAVATYSCIWGIVKFQALVRGRIARSSSDSVIQCHKPNMEVNDSEALQVSMCSWMNDPSKFIIVKKLLASSPTALPLKIQYGPEEPNSANVWLERWTRLHVWSPPPRAAKILVPQTKTKKRNYQAVVDSEKARPKQGVKKQSVPASGKGSNRSSTTESEKPKRSTVRKASTLSKDPLRTESDKAKHKPRKSRSAASKEEVKEEKPRPSLKRSSLSNSSLKVTRKSAEKRKETVDSVQIEPEVKVSDNVESAEKEKDAADCVQIEPEVKALDVLEGGGDDVESAEKEKDAAGSVQIEPEVKVLDVLEGGGDAVESAEKEKDTAESVQIEPEVRVSGVLEGGDAVESAEKEKNSADSVQMETEVKVSDDLQGGEKEKDTTDVVAKELDVEEKEKSPEEDELRTSETNDKGEEDLKCSDVKVSSENGNISSDNSKPSERRVSPHYQDEGRTHSGRKIPSYMAPTASTLRRHSLPSPANGKPGVTTTMSPRAHKLLLASAKGSMNGDKSASSSKNKSDKSNKTEWKR; from the exons ATGGGAAAGGCACCTGGTAAATGGATCAAGACTTTGCTTCTCGGGAAGAAGTCACCAAAGTCTAATCTTGTTGTGTCGGCGGTGAAGGATGATTTTTCAAACTTATCCCTTGACCCTCCTGTGGCTTCATCACAACCGGATACAGCTTCATCTGCTCAAAATGTTGTTCCCCCAAGCAACGGTGATGATCTTGAGCCGAGGAGTGATGTGGATGAACTCAAGCTTGGACAAGCTGCAAGTAAGATTCAGGCCGTTTACAGAGCTCGTCAG GCACGTAGAGAGATTCGGACCCTTAAAGGTATCATCAGGCTGCAAGCAGTTATCCGTGGTCACCTGGTCAGAAGACAAGCCGTTGCTACTTATTCATGTATTTGGGGTATTGTGAAGTTTCAGGCCCTTGTTCGTGGCCGCATAGCTAGATCATCTTCAGACAGTGTGATTCAGTGTCACAAACCAAATATG GAAGTTAATGATTCCGAAGCTTTGCAAGTGAGCATGTGTAGTTGGATGAATGATCCTTCAAAATTCATCATTGTCAAAAAG CTTCTGGCTTCATCACCAACCGCATTGCCTCTGAAGATCCAGTATGGTCCTGAGGAACCTAACTCAGCTAACGTTTGGCTAGAACGCTGGACACGGTTGCATGTTTGGTCTCCTCCTCCACGAGCAGCTAAGATTCTTGTTCCACAAACTAAGACGAAGAAGCGAAATTATCAAGCAGTGGTTGACTCAGAAAAGGCGAGACCAAAGCAAGGTGTCAAGAAACAATCAGTCCCAGCTAGTGGAAAGGGCTCTAACCGTTCGTCTACAACTGAAAGTGAGAAACCTAAACGAAGTACTGTGAGGAAGGCTTCCACGCTTAGTAAAGATCCCCTGAGAACTGAGAGTGACAAGGCGAAGCACAAGCCAAGAAAGAGTAGAAGCGCCGCCTCAAAGGAGGAGGTTAAAGAAGAGAAGCCTAGGCCTAGTCTTAAAAGGTCTTCTCTTTCGAACTCGTCTTTGAAAGTCACCCGTAAATCTGCTGAGAAGAGGAAAGAGACTGTGGATTCTGTGCAGATAGAGCCTGAAGTGAAGGTTTCAGATAATGTTGAGTCTGCTGAAAAGGAGAAAGATGCGGCAGATTGTGTGCAGATAGAGCCTGAAGTGAAGGCTTTGGATGTTCTTGAAGGAGGAGGAGACGATGTTGAGTCTGCTGAAAAGGAGAAAGATGCTGCAGGTTCTGTGCAGATAGAGCCCGAAGTGAAGGTTTTGGATGTTCTTGAAGGAGGAGGAGACGCTGTTGAATCAGCTGAAAAGGAGAAAGATACTGCAGAGTCTGTGCAGATAGAGCCTGAAGTGAGGGTTTCAGGTGTTCTTGAAGGAGGAGACGCTGTTGAATCAGCCGAAAAGGAGAAAAATTCTGCAGATTCTGTTCAGATGGAGACTGAAGTGAAGGTCTCAGATGATCTTCAAGGAGGAGAGAAGGAGAAAGATACCACAGATGTAGTTGCTAAGGAGCTTGATGTCGAAGAAAAAGAGAAATCACCAGAGGAAGATGAACTCAGAACTTCAGAGACCAATGATAAAGGTGAAGAAGACCTCAAATGCTCAGATGTGAAGGTAAGCTCTGAGAATGGTAATATTTCTTCTGATAACTCAAAGCCAAGTGAAAGACGAGTGTCACCGCACTATCAAGATGAAGGGCGTACACATAGCGGGAGGAAAATCCCCAGCTACATGGCCCCAACTGCATCTACATTGCGGCGCCATTCTCTGCCTTCTCCAGCCAATGGTAAGCCGGGTGTTACTACTACTATGTCTCCAAGGGCTCACAAGCTTCTCCTAGCCTCGGCCAAAGGATCTATGAACGGCGACAAATCTGCTTCTTCTTCGAAGAACAAAAGTG ATAAGTCAAACAAAACCGAGTGGAAACGGTGA